Proteins from one Hyperolius riggenbachi isolate aHypRig1 chromosome 2, aHypRig1.pri, whole genome shotgun sequence genomic window:
- the GJA3 gene encoding gap junction alpha-3 protein, translated as MGDWTLLGRLLENAQEHSTVIGKVWLTVLFIFRILVLGAAAEEVWGDEQSDFTCNTQQPGCENVCYDKAFPISHIRFWVLQIIFVSTPTLIYLGHVLHIVRMEEKKKEKEEELKKCIKGNDEKELLLRKGAEKKEKPPIRDERGKIRIGGALLRTYVFNIIFKTLFEIGFIVGQYFLYGFELKPLYRCSRWPCPNTVDCFISRPTEKTIFIIFMLVVACVSLLLNMLEIYHLGWKKLKQGMTNRYIPDPACNKADPPSPQPRTAPPSMAFPPYYTDAAAAPPTMQHVYARSPISDFKMTSLAEEPLDPSFFSSRLDHHTLASEQNWANLVVERERKPASSIASVCSATTSAPSSIRNEEPCDAPMVAGSGSNSRAEVEDKPAITTVEMHQPPVLIDTRRLSRASKSSSSRARSDDLAV; from the coding sequence ATGGGTGACTGGACTTTACTTGGAAGACTATTAGAAAATGCACAAGAACACTCCACTGTCATTGGAAAAGTCTGGTTGACTGTACTATTTATCttccgaatcttggttttaggagcAGCAGCAGAAGAAGTGTGGGGGGATGAACAATCTGACTTTACTTGCAACACCCAACAACCAGGTTGCGAAAATGTCTGCTACGACAAAGCCTTTCCCATTTCTCACATCAGGTTTTGGGTGCTCCAGATTATTTTTGTCTCTACACCCACCCTTATCTACCTGGGCCATGTCTTGCACATTGTGCGGatggaagaaaagaaaaaagaaaaggaggaggAGTTGAAAAAGTGTATTAAAGGTAATGATGAGAAGGAGCTTCTCCTGAGAAAGGGTGCTGAGAAGAAAGAAAAACCCCCTATCAGAGATGAAAGGGGAAAAATAAGAATAGGAGGTGCCCTTCTCCGCACTTATGTCTTCAACATTATTTTCAAGACTCTGTTTGAGATTGGTTTTATCGTAGGGCAATATTTCCTGTATGGTTTTGAGCTGAAGCCCCTTTACCGTTGCAGTCGCTGGCCTTGCCCCAATACTGTGGACTGCTTCATTTCCAGGCCGACGGAAAAGACCATTTTCATTATATTTATGCTTGTAGTGGCTTGCGTGTCTCTTTTGCTGAATATGTTAGAGATTTATCATCTGGGGTGGAAGAAACTCAAGCAAGGTATGACTAATAGATATATTCCGGACCCTGCTTGTAATAAAGCAGATCCACCAAGTCCACAACCGCGAACTGCACCACCGAGCATGGCTTTCCCGCCATATTATACTGATGCAGCTGCTGCCCCTCCAACCATGCAACATGTATATGCTAGGTCACCCATCTCTGATTTTAAAATGACATCACTTGCAGAAGAACCTCTTGACCCATCGTTCTTCAGCAGTCGTCTTGATCATCACACGTTAGCCAGTGAGCAGAACTGGGCCAACCTGGTAGTGGAGAGGGAGAGGAAACCTGCATCAAGCATTGCCAGCGTATGCAGTGCAACTACATCTGCACCAAGCAGTATAAGAAATGAAGAACCATGTGATGCACCAATGGTAGCAGGAAGTGGAAGCAATTCAAGAGCAGAAGTGGAAGATAAACCAGCAATTACCACCGTTGAGATGCACCAGCCTCCAGTGTTGATAGACACAAGAAGGCTCAGCAGGGCTAGCAAATCAAGCAGCAGCAGAGCTAGGTCAGATGACTTAGCTGTGTAG